TTTCAGGATCCTTTTTTCCTTAAAACTTCATATTTACCTGCCCAGTTTGAGCAAGCTGCGAGATTTAATATTGGAGTATTAGAACTTAGTCTCAATTGaaacttttccttcctcctttcaaaCAAAAGCACTTCTGAAGgtagaaaatagcaaaataaaacttttttttttgagatggagtctctgtcccccaaactggagtgcaacggtgtgatcttggctcactgcaacctctgcctcctggtttcatgtgattctcttgcttcagcttccagagtagctgggattacaggcatgtgccaccatacctggctaagttttgtatttttagtagagatgggattttgccatgttggccaggctggtctcaaactcctgacctcaggtgatccacccaccttggcctcccaaagtgctggggttataggcgtgagccaccatgactggctgcaaaatataatttttaactgcccttttgaaaatttataacggttttaaatgtgaatattaaTCATTGGAAGTGCCTAGTTTACATTCATTCTATAAATCTAAATAGAAAATAAGCAATACCCTTTCATTTGAATTCTGAGTTTCTTTTGGCTTAAAGcatttttttgaaaatcaaagtaagaatgagtttgttttaaacatttgttgTCATCTTCATTTTCAGTCCTCTTGTTCTATAGTAGTTTTGagaactaaaatttatttaaatgcaaTTTATATGACTAGAACTCTTCTAGATGTGGTTGTATACATCAATTCTACTTATTGCAAGGCATCATGGATTGTGTGATACCCCATCATTTTGTATCTCAATAAGAGAATTATTTAAATGTGGCCAATTTTAGTTTAATAAGTCAAGAATTATAAGTGGGATTCTAATGTTAGAGATGTTAAAATATGAGCAAATGAGCAACTTAGAATTATCAAAAGACAATGTTACCTCTAATGTTTAAACATACCTCAAAGTATATATAATTGTATCATTTTACTTAACTAAAATCTTGTCTTTGTTAAGTAGTagcattaataataattataatatctaaCAAATATTGAGGTGTTATTTGTGTTAGGAACTCTTCTCAATACTTTTCATAGAGTCTCATGGAAGCATCAAAATAGTGTCCTGTGAGACAGTCAATATTTTTAATCCCCATTTTATCAATTAGGAAATTGAGTCAAGAAAGACTAAGTAATAGGTTGGTAATGACAGAGTTTAAAGTAGGATTCCCATCCAAGTTGAACTGAATCCAAAGGCCCAAGTATTTCTACTGAAATAGGCTGCTCTTTATGCAGTGAGTGATAATAGGGGGTAAAAAGTATGATTGCCTCACAACAAATTAAATGTTTGTTTGGAAGGTAGAGAAATCACATGCTACTCAATGTTTATAATTACCTAGATGATTTTATGTGTTCAGatgattttatgttttcagaTAGTTTCCTAAAAATGTTGTCTCCCTTTCATAGGACTGCCCTGCATTTGGCCTCTGCCAATGGCCATCCAAAAGTGGTAGCTCTTCTGGTGAACAGTGGATGTCAACTTAATGTCTTTGATGACAAAAACAGGACAGCTCTAGTAAAGGTACATACTAGCCAATGATTTCAGCATGAGATGGATTTGGTACAAACCATAGAATGAAATACAATTCATCTTGTTTAAGCATAACTCATTGGGGAAAGTTGTGGAATGCTTATTTTGAACTCCTAGAATTTACAATCTATTGTTTGGTCTAATACTGACAGGCGGTGCAATGCCAGAAAGAGGAATGTGCAACTACTTTGCTAAAACACGGTGCTGACCCAGATCTTTCAGATATCTATGGCAACACTGCCCTACATTATGCTGTCTACAATGAGAATATCCCAATGACAGAAAAGCTGCTTTTGCATAATGCCAATATTGCATTAGCAAACAAGGTATAGATCaacaaactttattttcaaaatatttgaaatgcatTTGTTGCACTGACTGATGTATGGGTCAGTTTTTTATGTTTGGGAACTCCAgcataaactaaataaaaatatttggaaataattataaaactttaaaatattgataattttaaAGAAGCATTAGAGGGTGCATCTTTTTTATGTATAGTAAACAGTTTTGAAAACACTGAATTTGTAAAAGgtaatgctttttaatttttttctcccaggtttttttttctaattagtatACAATGATCCTGGAAAGTAGAATTTGCTCTGGGATTAGGTTTTATCTTAAAGTGTCAagaactaaaacattttaaataaacagaaatcttGATGCCGATGACAAGTTCCTACATAGAGTAATATATATGAAAGTGATTTGACTCTCAATGGTGGGGCTtaagagggaaaaatggaaagggaaaggaaagcaaTCAGAAATATGCAGGCCAATTTGGAAATTAGGTAATTGAGGGAAAAGACCAAGAagattgtttgttgttttttgctttcgTTTGCTTCTTTGTTTCCGGTTTATGTGTCTAGACAAGATTCTTTTCAGTTTTGGGGATTATAGTTTTCAGTTTGGGAGACAGTTAATGAGTTGTACACTTGTCTAGAGATCAATTTTAGGAGGACTGTGAGGAAACCAGATTGGCTGTGAATAGTTGGTGATGAAGTGGGAAACCCTTAAGCAAGTAATTAACTGACTTATCCTATTCTGGCAGAAACAGCCACTTAGATAAACGTCTAAACTCTGTTCTCAAATCTAGACTGTCTTGAGGGTAAGGTGGGAGATAAGGAGTTTATATATAGCAAAGTCAAGTTGGATTTTGAGTTTACTAGTCCCTATTCTTCTTCTACCCAAATTACGTGTAGTTTTCAGTAAATAACTCTCttactctttcctcttttttggcCAAATCCTCAAAGAAAAAGGTAATTTGTCATGTGGTGAGATATGATGGAAGCAATTGTCAATTGGACTAGCTCTCAGCTAGAATTGTGCATAACTGTAACctagggaaattaaaaaaaaatctacaaagctAACCTCTCCTCTGACGATTTTGATATAGTAAATCTAATAAAGTCTAGACacgtatgtttaaaaatatttccttggagccaggcatggtgagacatggctgcagtcccagccactcaggaggctgaggtaggggtattgcttgagcccaggagtttaaatcTAACCTagtcaacagagtaagaccccgtctctgACTAAATAACAGCAAGTTCCTCAGAATTCTGTTACATTCCTGGTTAAGAATCACTAAATACATAAGTGTAATATATAAATTACCATCTCCCCAAACTCTTCTAGAGTTAAGAAATCTCTAGAAAAGTAGGCGTTTGATAGGTACTACTTTAGATTTCTCCTTTTCAATATTAGCccatttttctttacctttgtgGTTGGGAAGCTAAAGAAATATTATTGGCAATAGACAGCACAGTTTCCTTCCCACCATTAGTTATTCACTGCCATTCAGAGAGTGTTTATAAATTTGCTCTGGgtagtctttcttttttaaatattttttgagacaggatcttgctttgtcacctaggctggactgcagtggcacaatcacagctcagtgcagcctcaacctcctggagcTTAAGTGAGCCTCcgaccttagcctcctgagtaactgagactacagacatgtaccatcatgccaagccaatttttaatttttttggtaaatacaggttttcactatgttgcctaggctggcctcaaactctgggctcaaagAGTCCCGcgtcagcttccaaaagtgctgggattacagatgtgagctactgcactcagcctgggacGTGTTTCACTAAGTGGAGGCTGACCCCTTCAGGACTTCACATGTCTTTATTAACATTCATGTGATTAGGTCAATAAATCTTTATTACCAGTGGAGTTTCCTCAATTAGAATTGTAGCAAATTCTAAACCTTTTTTTCATTGAAGCTGTATTATGGGCTATATCATTGCATATGTTCATAGAGTTTAGGCATAAACAGGATGACAGTTTTAAACCCTGAAAACCATGAAGTTACTAAGAGCAcagatagaaatttttaaaatgacttagtTTCATCATTCCTATGAACTAAATATTTGGTTGACAATCTCAGAAAACTACTTactgatatattttaaatgaataaatgttagaaaaattattgaaGTGGGTACTGTGAGTCTTAGAAGCAAATTTTATTACATGTTGGGGACGGTTTTTTTGGTGACACAttcaaaaccaaagaaagaaaatagtttacATGCAAATACTTGCTTTATACACAACCATGTGGTAACATATCCATGGCAAGTTAAAAAATGCAAGGGCTATGGTCTAAATGTGGCCCATAGGTATGTTTCACTTGCCTTCATAAATTGTGTCAACATGTAAAATTTAGGAGACTAATACATAAATCTGGACTTTAGGCTTCTCTTAAGCATCCAATCTGGTGTCCCTTGAGCTCATATCACTGTTTGGTCTGTTGTGCAGAGGTTGCCCCTTTCTCTGAGGCCTGCGTTCTCTAGTTTGCTGTGGTGCCCATCTGGGCACCTCACCTAGGCCACCCCCTTTGCCCTTGTAAGCATTTGACAACTCTCATCTTACAGTATATTTTGATAAAGACATCAAGGCTTTCAAGACAGTTTCTATTTGTTTataatctatattttatataaatcccTTAGCATTGGGGTTGAATTCTAAAatttagaagtttttaaaaaactgataaattctatattctctttatttatggtacatattctttatatttaatgtaagatAACTCTTATTCTTTATGTTTGCCATAAATAAGCGCCTTCTCATTAGCATGCCGGTAAGTCTTTCTAGCTGGGTGTGTTATGCATATTGCAGACAACATTATATCTTTCTCCTCAGTATCATTCCTTAGAAATGCAAGTGATTTAGTGACTTCCATCATGATAGGGATAGATAGATCAGTAGAACTTTTAATGATAAgccattgtatttttatttctgattcatattttttttctagttaaaaaaaaaagtgctgggattacaggcataagccactgccccagccaaaactgaattttaaaagtcaatatgaggctgggcgtggtgactcacgctgtaatcccaggactttgggaggccgaggtggatggatcacctgaagtcaggagttctagaccagcctgaacagcatggtgaaacaccaactctactaaaaatacaaaattagccaggcgtggtgatgcatgccagtagtgccagctacttgggagggtgagacaggagaattacttgaaccctgtgAGGCAGAGATTATAGTGGGCAAGATTctatcattgcattccagcctgggtgacagagagagactccatctcaaaaaaaaaaaaattttaaaaaataaaggctggacgcaatggctcatgcctgtaatcccagcactttgggatgccaagataagcagatcacctgaagtcaggagtttgagaccaaactggccaacatgttgaaaccccatctttactaaaagtataaaaattagctgggtgtggtggcaggcacctgtaatcccagctacttgggaggctgaggcaggagaattgcttgaatcttggaggcggaggttgcagtgaacttagatcgtgccattgcactccagcctgggcaacagagccagactccatctcagaaaaaaaaattaaaataagtagatATGCATTAGGGTCCTAGGATTAGAATGACAATTgagaataacattttatatagaaGTTTctaatggctaaaataaaaatctattctctttaaaaaggagaaaactcaTGGATCGTTTACTAATAAGCAGTGGAAGTTCATTTGAAGCTGATTTAATTCACAGACCATTTTCTCAGTGACTCATTTGCAGCAGGAGTGCCTGACATTGGCATCTGGGATTCTGACACCATTGACATAAGAGAAGCAAGTGACTTTGTATATAACCTGGAGGAAACCTCCACCTTATTGGAAAACTTTCACAGCTGTAGCCCTGAAATTCTGATTTCTCAAATGCCAATGTTTGCCACAAAACAGTGTTGTCAAAAAGGGATTAGGCAAAATGCAAGAGATTTCTTGACTACTGGACATATAGTGCACAGTTCTCTACCATTTCTCAAACATCCATGATCATGGAATCCTCCTGTTGGAGTACAGTCTTTAACATCTGGTAAGGTAAACATTCTTTGGAATGCAGTGTAAGAAACACTGCTCTAGAGGCAATAATTTAGATCATTAATGTAAACACTTGAAGCATTTACTAATATTTCTTAAGACTTGGGAACATAGATATAGAAGATAAAGCCCCTGCTCTCAAGAAGCTCTTGGTTTACatgaaaaatagtaaaatcaTTGCAATATACTATGCTAAGTGCTGTGACAGAAGCAAAGATTATTGGAACTGGTATTGAAGTGAGTTTTGGAGATGACCAGACTTCATGTGATGAGGTGGAAGAGGTTTTTCCATGGGAAGGAACAGCAAACGGGAAAGCACAGGAGAATAAAAAGGAAGGGACtacttattatttaatttctatattatatGTTTAAGTCTGTAGAATCTTACATAAATATAAGGTTTCCAATTCAGATGAGAAGTATGTAATTTTGTGAGTTATCAGTTCTTCTTGCTGTTTTACAGGATGAACTCACACCATCTTTACTAGCTGTAcatgaagaaaaacaggaaatggtAGAATTTTTCATAAAGCGAAAAGAAAATTTAACTGCAGTTAAGTTTGAAAGGTACAgtaattagtattttttaaaaagctggctgATATTCTATAGTGATAACAGTTTCTCTAGTTAGAAATATTAGATTAAGATTAACTTATAATTATTGTGAGATAGTAAAAAATCTCAACACTAGATTAAGATTAACTTATAATTGTTGTGAGATAGTAAAAAATCTCAACACAAATCATTGGTTAAGTAGAAAAATTATTgaggctgggcaacacagagaacaGTATATAGTAGGATTCATCTTCTCTTATTATATTGACTGGTGTTTGTTATTTGTAATGTGATGTTTTTGGTCATATGATCTGACCAAAGGGTTTTTATATTCGTTTTATTAGTTTTATGAAATGtgaattttaacttttagtaTACTTTAAGACTTAATAAATATTGAACTTCTCAACCCTTTCATAGTTTTTTTACCTTTGTTTCTTATATGCTCTTCCTATAAACATGCTGTATTACACATAAATCATTATTTCTTCTAGATCACTTTTTAAGTTGCTTCCTTTGAAAAATAGTAATGTTAAGTTATTCCTGCATGGTTGTTAATTGCTATTACCAGATACTTTGGGTTCGttagtttttttatatttcatgtcTAGTGTATTTtgatgttattactattattattgtattgtaggcagagtcttgctctgttgcccaggctggagtgcagtggcatgatcttggcccactacaacctctgcctcccgagttcaagtgattctcctgcctcagcctcctgaatagctgggattacaggcacacaccaccatgcccagctaattttttgtatttttagtagagacggggtttcagcatgttaaacaggatggtctctatctgacctcatgatctgccctccttggcctgccaaagtgctgggattacaggcttgagccactgttcccggccctgatgattttatttgtaattgctatgggaagagggagaaatatATAGCTTTAAATGAATAGCCTTTTCTTCTAAGGAAGACAAGCCATAGATGGGTAATAAAGAGGAAAGAGCTAGGCTTTAGATTCACACCAGACTGGGTTTAAATCCTAGCTTTCTCTCTTGTTAGGTGTGTGAGCTGGGAACATTACTTATCACCAAATGTGTTTTTCTATATGAAAAGGTGGACAATAATATATCCTTCAAGGGTGATTGTGTGGaagaaagattatatatatatatatatatatatatatatatatatatatatatgtatatgtagcaTTTAattcagtgcctagcacatgtgTTTAGGCATCATCAACTGAAACTACTATGattattattgccattattaTCATTTCCTGCCCGCAGACAGCTCTTACTTATCTGACCCCTAGCTGATTTTGAATTACAATATATCTGTCTTTAAATCTTTGCTTGCATTAGATAAGTAACCTCAGCATAGTTTCTTGCTCATCAAAGAACTTTAAGTTAGCAATATCTATGATGTAATACCCTACTGGGACAAGAGGCTTCCTTTTTGTCCCCCCCGccttttcttttagcattggTGGTAATTTATGAAGATGAACACTTAGGCACCCAAGATGCTTATGTTTGTTAGTACATGTAAATGTTTAATTCTACATGAACAGGCAAGATATTAAATtggcaaaaatatgaaactagctttttaaataactttcttaAAGTTCCTAAGAAAGAATTTATCTCTCTGGTATTTTTGAACAGCCCTCATTCTTGCTGTACATTGTGCATCAGCAAGTATAGTCAGCCTTCTTCTTCAGCAAAATGCTGATGTGTTTTCTTAAGATCTGTCTGGATGGACTGCAGAAAATTATGCCATTTCTAGTCCTTTTACTAGGCAAGTTTTTATATTAGAAGGCTAGCTTACACTAAATTGCAGcttaaaataattatagctaTTATATCCTATATATCAGGTGAGATTTTGTAGTTTAATTCAGGTCATCTTGGGATGACAGTCCACTTTAACAGCCAGAAATCAGGCAAAATGCTACTAGACTGGTTAGAAGTATCAATGGGTGCAGAATTCTTTATCTCAGGACTTTTGAGATCTTTGTCTTAGAGATCCAATCATAGTCCCATTTACTCCAAGTATAGCCACATGCACAGGATAAAAATAGTGCCACATGTCTGATTTTTCTAATGAGTAATTTGGGTCTTGAAATGTTCAGTTTAGCAGAAAATCTTGTACTGTGTTCTGAGGGCTATCCTCCTCAGAATTTTCTGAGGGCTATACCCTCCTCCTTGAATTTTTCAAGAACCTAAGGGGTTTCCTAAgtgcaagaaggaaaaaaaaaaaagacaatccttTACCagtgagaaggaagggaagaaaacaaccTTGTAACCATTCTGTTGTTTCCATTCTTTTCCTGCATTATTGCCATCGAAAGTGGTTCCCCTTCTGTTAATGCTTGACTTTTCCATCAAGATTCACTTACTGCTTCAGAGTTCTCAGTTTTCATGGTGATTCATACGTAGACTTTATAGTTACAACTTTTTTTTGTTAACAAATGTGTATGCTCAGCCGTTGTTCCCAAAGCATCCTGCTCTGACAGCTGGGCATTCTAGCTTTAGCCACACACATGGTGAGAAAACTGACCAAACTTCCTCCACATTCAAAACCTTATGTGGAGCCCCATCTTAGCCTAGACATAGCCCAGGACTTCATGGTAAGTTATCCTTTGAGGC
The Callithrix jacchus isolate 240 chromosome 20, calJac240_pri, whole genome shotgun sequence genome window above contains:
- the LOC144580578 gene encoding uncharacterized protein LOC144580578 → METISGSRNQKGRGPSGFFTRWWRSSRGDVAKRDDSPFARRGYDIRGKHLGKLHRAASRGDVSRMQHILTRGNVDLDERDKKQRTALHLASANGHPKVVALLVNSGCQLNVFDDKNRTALVKAVQCQKEECATTLLKHGADPDLSDIYGNTALHYAVYNENIPMTEKLLLHNANIALANKDELTPSLLAVHEEKQEMVEFFIKRKENLTAVKFERHSIHQLIY